tgggcccccgtcgcacagcgctataagggaaaggtgggggccggggctcgcagtacgaggttcaccgcaccgccagtcaccccaccgacatcctaaccctaaacccgatcttgagaaggggcgctgccagcgacgggaagcaccaccgacgccggcaacgccaccccgacgcacacgccgccgccgaggacgccacaacgtcgactcctccctctccaccgaacgtcgctgccggcaCGCAGATGGCGTCCATCAACGAGaccccggccggagcttcaacCACTACGGCTTTCGATGGTTTACTACatctcactccccttctctctgcctcATGTAAATCCCGAACACTTATTCTATTCCTATGCAATACatcccgatctgatgaatatgaCTAAAACGAAATGCAACAACTTGTAGTTGACATGGATGGAGCGGGTCCTAATGAATGCATTTTGGTTCCTGCTCACCATGTCTGCCAGCCGAGGCGCGAGCCGTAGCGATAGGATTTTGGATATGAGCTTCCCAAAGCTCTGAATCATAGTGATCGGTCTGAAGTCAGATGGGCATGCGGTTCCGACCTTCTTCGGTAGCAGTGCAATCAGAGCATTGTTCAGTCGATCCAAGCTCCTGATGTTCCCCTGCTCGAATGCCTGCACTGCCTCCATGAGTTCTTGCCGGATGAGCCCCGGTGAAGCCGTCTGGCCCGGGCGCTCTGTCACTGGGCATTTGTTTTATTGCAGCCCACacctcatcgtcggtgaaggGAGCGTTCAGGTCCCCTAGGTTGAGCTGCTGGAAAGCCGATAGCGTCGAAGCTTAGGGAGCATGCCCCCCTTGGTACAGTGCCGAACACCCCTGCAAAGTGTGAATGCAGTGCCAGCTCCATGTCGCTGTGATCGGTGATGAGGTGGCCATTGACGGCAAGGGCTGGGATGTAATTCCTTCGTTTCCTACCCCTGGCGATGAGGTGGAAGTAAGCTGTGTTGGCGTCACCGTCGCTGAGCTGCCGTACCCTAGAACGTTGCCTGGCCATGGTCCTTTCCAACGATGACAACCCCAGGCATCGCATCTTCAGCCTCTTCCGGAGTGCGTTTTCAGCCTCGGTGAGTTGGCGGTGTTCCTGGGCAGTGTCCAACCGTAGCACCAGCTCTCGGGCCATGAGCAGCTGTGCTCTGATCCCGCCGATTCTTGCCGCTGACCAGCTCTGCAACTGTCGAATGAGATTCCGCAGCATGAAGTCGAACCTCGCTAAAGGGTCTAGCGGCACCACCGGAGGACTCCAAGCCTGCGATATAGTGTCACTGTAGTCATCTAAGTTGGGCCAAAACAACTCAAAATGGAACCTGGCCTTGCTCATTTGGCCCAGGTTCGTCTGAGGCAGCAAAGCGCAGTGGTCCGATGCATCAGATCCCAGCCCGCGTAGGTGTGCATTGGGAAACATGTTCTCCCAGTCAAGCGAGACGAGAACTCTGTCAAGCCGGACGAGCGTTGGGTTTTCCCGCTCATTGCTCCAGGTGAAGCACCTGCCGTGGAGGTGCAGGTCCTGGAGTTCTAGCGTCGCCACCGTCCGCCTGAACCTCCGCAGGTTGGCTCTGTCAATCCGCTCGTTGTTCAATCTTGTCCGCTTCATTCAGGATGAGATTGAAATCTCCGGTTTTCGCCTACGGACCCTGGCAGGCGTCCCTGATGGCCTCCAACTCCTCCAAGAAGAGTATCTTATCCCCGACTTCCTGCGGCCCGTACACCGTGGTTAGCCACCATTTGGATGTATCATCGCCTGATACATTGGCCCTCTGTACCGACACTATGATCGAGTAGCAACCGACTAGGACATCCATGAAGACAACATCCTGTTGGCGGCCTGCGACGAGGATCCCGCCTCGTGTGTCGGACGCGGGCAAGTAAGCAAACTCCGCGAACGCTACTCCCAACATGCTGAATACAATGTTCTGCGGGATTACATCTATCCCAACGCGCACGATAGATGGCCGAACGTCGTTGACTAGCGTGCGGACCGTGTCCCGCCGTGCTCGCGCGTTGAGTCCGCGCACGTTCCAGGATAGAATGGTTGTGTTATCCATGGAAAGGAGACAACCGTTGAGCCGTGGACCTATGCTTAGGCCGCTGCGGCGATGGGCCGGCGGCTCACTCGACCGGCTTTTGTTTTGGTTGCCGGGAAGAGCTCGTCCATGGCCTCAACCTCTTGATCCGTCATGTTCCTGTCGAAGAAGGCGTTGAAGGTTCGCCGCTCCTCGGAGGATGGCATCGCGTTGGGATGCGTGAATCCCATCTTCTTCATGACGAGCACTTCGCCACGCTTGGATACCGGGATATGCCCCATTTGCTGTGCTGCGATGCGCCGGCTTCGTACCGGGATTGGCGCCTTCCTGATCGGAGGCTTTTGCTTTGGTGGCGAGGCGATCAGGGGAGACCTCCGCTTGCGCTTGACGTCGTTGGCAAACTTGGTGAGGCGCCGTGCCGCCTCCCCAGTTGATGGGGTTGCGTCCCCAGCCGAGGCGCGGCCGATCCAGGTTCGGCTGATGCTGGCTGGTTGCTGGCCGGCGGCCCCGGGGTGATTATGTTCCCGAGAGCGAGCTGGGATGCGGGTGTGCTCGCGTCGATGGTTTGGGTCGTGTCATCACACGCGGGCTGCATGTCTCCCCCCATCGCGTTGTGTTGTCGCGTGGCCTCACCGGGCCCAGTCTCCAGGTGACTTGCCGCGGTCGTCGGGGGACTCTCGCGTCATGGGGCACGGGCTGAGCGTGGGCGGAGTCCTCCAGAGGCACGGGCTGCGCGTTGGTGGAGTCCGCCGTGTCGTCGGGGACCATCGCAGTCTGTGCATCGGTTTCCGCCATGTTGTTGTTGGTGCAAACCCCACGTCCGGTGAGTGGGCTGGTTGGTGAGGCCATTCCACTGAGGAGCCCTGCCTCAAGGATCATAGGATCCGAGGCCGGCTGCCCTCCAGCGATCGTGTTGTAGTCTTGGGGCCACTCAAATTTGAATTGGTGGTCTTCATGAGCAGCTTGCTTGCCCTTGTGCTCCACTTTAGCCCCGGCAACGCTTCTGTCGTCTTCCGCCGAGGGAAAGGAATGTGGGACCGGGTCAAGGTTGGCACCCGGAGTATCTTGCTTTTCAGCTCCGCCAGCCTGGATCGGCAGACTGGTGACGTCAGCGGTACGACTGTAGTGCGCACCGTCCCCATTGGCGACGATGGGCTGCTCGCCGTCGACGGTCCCCCGGTGACACCGGTATCCTTGGATGCGCGGCGCAGTGCCCCAGCAGACGTTCTGGGTTCCCGTCATGACCGCTGTCCCAGTCCTCCGATTCCGGTGGCGACATGGTTTCCAATATCGGCCGAAATCTCCTCATATTTTCAATATATCCTCTTTATCCATAGGTGTCGATAaggaaatatctatctttttcgtacaaattttgtttaaatttatttaaatttacttaaattcaaattaaattttatttgaatttggtccgatatttccgatatatcctgtttatcctctttatctgtgaccccccgataaattttaatttccgaaaatgaaaaccttgggCGACACCGGCGGGGAAGGGTTCTCCGGGTCTAAGTCCATGACGCAGCGAAAATGCACGAGAACGCGGTAGCCGAGGACATCCTTTTTCCGCAGGTACGGCGGCAGGTTACCGAAGGTGGGGTTGGCCGATGTTCCGGCGTGGATGACCTCGTTCTCGGCGATGTGGAGCCAGACCACCTTGGGAATCGCCCTTATGTTGCACGTCCATGCCGACAGCTTGTAGGCCAAGAGGTCCGCCTTGAAAGACGACTGCTGGTCGATGGAGTGGATCCAGCAGCTCGGCGCGAGGATCTTGGCCGCCGTGCCTTCAGCCCAGGCATGTGGAGCAATGCCCTCGAGCTCGATCGCCACCCTGAACTTGAATGTAATGGCATCGGCGTGCGACAGACGAGTCTAGGGGCGTAGCACCAGCCAAGTGCTGGGCACAGCCACCAGAGTTTCCCCCAGAATCCTGTCCCGCGTGGCTTGCGTCCTGCACTGGATGAGGAAGTGCTCGGGGTAGAACGGCGTGATGGAGAAGGAGCCTTCTTCGACGCTGTCGATGCTCCGCGGAGCACGGGTGGCGTTGGCGGTGGAGACGGCGCACGTCACGTCCGCGGGCATTGTGGTGATGGTGAAGCGCAGACCGGCCTCAGCATCGTCGATGGCGGTGTTGCGTTGGATGATGCAAACACTCTCCCATTGCCGCTCGTCTGGGTGTCCGGGCGGCAAGGGGTCGCGGTTCATAGGCACCGGGCTCCCTGCATCAGCCGACGTCGGAGTGTTGGGCAGGGTCACAACGGCAGCATGGGAACCCGCAGGTGTGATGTCGCTCGCCGCGTCGTTGTTCAGTGTCGCGCCGCCCGTTTGTGAGCCGACCGCAGTGTCATTGCTGTCGGATGCGCCCCATGCCCTGACGAAGCGGTTAGGCGTGGTTGCgtcaccgccgtcgccgccgttgGGAGGCGTTCTTGGTTGCTTGCAGTCCCTGGCATAGTGGTGGTAGCCGTTCAGCGCAGGCACCTCAGCGTGTGTGCGGGAGAGGCAGTTGAGGCACTTGTCTCGCATCTCCTCAGAGATTTTCCTCGGCCGGTGCCGTGGGTGGTCGTTCCCCGCCAAAGGTGAAGAGCCACTGTTCTCCGGCGTGGACCCGGGGAGCACCTCCCGCCAGCCCTCAGCATCAGGCGGCGAAATTCGGCGACGACCCCTTGGCGGCATGCGGAGACCGAGGCGGCTATTGACCTAGCAGCCGAGACGTTGGGCGGCGGGCACGCGGCTCCCGTCCTTGTCACTGAGGACGACGCGGTTCCCCAGCCGCTGCTTGGCCGGTATGCGCCGCTGGTCCTGGGGCGGGTTGCCCGAAGTTGCCGCCTGCCGTGGCCTCCTCTTGCGCTTGCCCTGCTTGCGGCGGTGTGGGCGGTTTCGCTCCTCCTCGGTCCACATCTCCACCGGCTGCTCATCGACGACACAGGGGTGCTGCTGGGCACTTGTCGCTGCCTCCATGGCCACCTGTGCCGGAGAACCCTGGCGGACGACGTCGATGTAGGAGGGCCACAATGGCTGCGCGGACTCCGCATCGATGTCGGAGTAGCCAGAGTAGTCAGAATCCGTGGACCACCTCATGGTCTTGGATTGTAACACCCttgtgttacgagcttgcttcgCATTGAAATTGAGGCCCAAGAGGGATTAGCCAATCAAGTTTTTGGgtttaaaaaatttaaaacacacataaaatgataaacgaatcctatgtgactcacttttgtgaaCTCAACTAAATATCTCAAGTTAACTTACTTAGTGCATAAAAGtactaatgaaaatcctaacaagaaaaaTGGGATATGTCGTTTTAATTATTTGGcacgaaaaacaatttctatgaacaaggatcaaacataacttgtatttagtactaaaataaaaattgaagtacaagtttagtagatggaaaggcaactttaacttttggaaaatagatgttgttaactagtgttttgggagctcaaaaattcaATTTGAAATTAAGATaaactcttttcgttaagtcggcaaacatttGAACTTATGTTTAAGGTTTGAATTTTGTCAAATTATATTAAGCAAACTAATTAAATAGTGCCTAAATATTTTATTTCCATAAGATTAGTATAAAGTACGAACTATTGCATGAGATGCTTGTTGGGTGAAATAAATAGGGTTTAGACCTTTTTAAAAGTTTAGGCAAAAGTGTTAAGGATTGTAAGTTCAAACTGAACCCTAGATTTCTCTTAAGTCTAAAATTATaatgacaatgccattttggcattcaAATCCCGAAAAAATGGAATTAAAAACTAGTGTCATGTTTTGGCATGGTGATTTGAATCTTGACGAGTGCTTTGCAATGGTATAAGGGTTAGTCGTGTTAGTGATGGTTTTAGTCGCTAATTAAAAGTTTTAAATAGTCTAAATTGCGTTTAGGCGTGGCTGTTGGGCCTTCTGGCCGCGGTCACCATGCCCTGGCTCGGCAACGCCGCACTCGGCTGTGCGCTGGCCGGCTGCGGTCGCCCGCGCCGTGGCGTTGGTAGGCCCCGGCCCGGCTGACCGCCACCGCTGTAGCCACGCCGTGCCGCTGCGGCTGTCGCCACTACGGCGCTGCTCTCTCTCCCTCCGTTCACCATAGCCTGCGCTGTTCGCTGTGCGCATCGCTGTGTTGCCATGCCATGGCCTTGGGACCGTGCCGCTATCGCCGCTGCAGCTACCGCGTCACTATCGTCCTCGACGTCTGAACCATCATACACCAAGTGGCAAGAGGCCATACGGTCGTCTGACCGTGCCACCACCGGCCAAGCGCCACAGCACAAGCATGCCACCGCTCGTTGTTTAGTCACATCGCTCGCGCCGCTTCTAGCCAAGCACACGTCTCGTGCCGGTGTGCATGTGTGCTTGACCTCGCTAGTAGCCAGCCATGCATCACCGAGGCAAGGACGAGCTGTGTAAAAGCCAGACCCCTCCCTTGTCACTTTTGCCCGATGCGAGTCACGTCCAGCCAGAGAGTCAAGGCAGTCGCTGTGGCATTTCCCTGCCCGCGCTCTACCCTCCCTACGCGAGTCGCACTTATAGCTCCGC
The nucleotide sequence above comes from Miscanthus floridulus cultivar M001 chromosome 18, ASM1932011v1, whole genome shotgun sequence. Encoded proteins:
- the LOC136523498 gene encoding uncharacterized protein, which gives rise to MKRTRLNNERIDRANLRRFRRTVATLELQDLHLHGRCFTWSNERENPTLVRLDRVLVSLDWENMFPNAHLRGLGSDASDHCALLPQTNLGQMSKARFHFELFWPNLDDYSDTISQAWSPPVVPLDPLARFDFMLRNLIRQLQSWSAARIGGIRAQLLMARELVLRLDTAQEHRQLTEAENALRKRLKMRCLGLSSLERTMARQRSRVRQLSDGDANTAYFHLIARGRKRRNYIPALAVNGHLITDHSDMELALHSHFAGVFGTVPRGACSLSFDAIGFPAAQPRGPERSLHRR